The Paramormyrops kingsleyae isolate MSU_618 chromosome 23, PKINGS_0.4, whole genome shotgun sequence sequence AAAAACATGACCGTTGTTTATATTTCAAAAGTAGTTTACATTTACTTCACGCTGTGTTACCTTCAGCACTGTGCAGGTGAGTAATTGACTTTGCAGTctcatttctatttatttttgcagtttTGTAATGAAACATCTtcgggggagaggggggggggggttcgcaCGTGGATTACTCGTTTAGCCGGATGtaattgttgacgatttggcatgatcctgggaggtattccagaaagcttggttaacttaccatttggtaaatcataacctctgggttgatataccccaaacccgcataccatgagtatgtcggttccaaaacacctgagaagagtaagttcaatcaacctcctattggttacccagagttaatgcgcgtgcaccgtgcataaataaagacgttttcgattgatcgccgatttcacgagtcagaatggaaaatcaaagtgaaaaaaagagagcggcatacttcacagaagCGGAGTTTgacgttttaatgcacgcatatgggGAATTCaagctaataataatgaaaaaaaagcaacggctaaagaaagagttggcttggcaaaaaataacggacagagtaaatgcgtgtgtattaaattgcaaatttgacatcgcctccccttttattataatgcaaaataattaaacacgtaacccttccgcatccttttgactgttaaatcactatgaaagcatttacttttcctgccattcatttctttaggttaaaataacaatgtgtatcgactaggaatatatggtttcttatttaataaggtgtaatccttctggagccagaagaactttgagccaagtcaaaatgaaacacaaaaacattctgcaaaaaggtaattgattacacgatcacttaactatttattaaacacgatttagtatattctttctgtcatgtagctaatagaaaaaaggctgaagctcgtctaactggcgggggcccaccaccacctcccctcaccccatctgagggcaaccagtggtaaccagcattgtactgtcctgtaatgattacctatagttagtggaaaaaagtaatgagtttgatgattttaacaaggcaaaaaattaaggatacaaaatcaagttacctgcacattgatactatgaatagatttcctacgctatctcgctgtacttgtatagtgacaataaagacatctatctatctatctatctatctatctatctatctatctatctatctatctatctatctatctattaacatagtctccctcatttattgaaggagctttaataggaatgtaggtgccatcaatgcacccaattatgaatgaatgaatgaatgccttctattgtcactatacatgtattacatgtattacaaattaaatttggaaaccctgaaatagaaagtcatatatggaagtatcaagtgtgtgtgtgtgtgtgtgtgcaggatgaatacatgtaggctatagatataaatagtatgactacatattaaatatgcatcatagattttactacaaaggacaaacctaccactctgtggaattgctctttaataacacgcagagctttatggacagggaactgtacaaacgtgtgtaagaagcgttaagtactgtaccagacatactgtgcgaacggctctacacacagttgcctttcctacatgctctgcgtcgcccatattgtacaaaaaatgccctgacgcaaaaaaccgaagtgcgatgcacagaatgttttctgtgctaagcgcagacccgcggtttgggtttgtgacatttgcaatatgcggtttcaagagatgttaagtaaatgaacgattcttttgaaaaccgataacgctttttcaaataatcattaggaaatgaaaagacatcaatacgcggtcttataactctctcccggagaaaaaaaccttgtataatttatgcctccacgtccacaggatcgtcatcaaaagggcacgccatgctcagtaaccttctgcaacaaactgaccctggaacataacctgctcagtagcaggttatcttcagagagtaagctgctatggttacgtacatacccagaaagttaacctccgttcttggaaccgaaagttgaggttatccactaacttacccttaaacttacccgggtatgtcacataacctgctttctggaatacccccctggatCTGTCGGGTTTTCGAAACACttgctggatgtgttgtcaTTGCAGCACATCCTACTCCTCaaacctgtggcctgtactacgaagcggggttactggcttatcggggtaacttgttggatttaaggtagtctgggcaaaatgtaagtgagcgaatatgaagcacatttaaactgtggtaccttaaatccgacaagttaccccgataagccagtaaccccgcttcgtagtacaggccactgctcGGAGAAGGTTTGTTCTACGTAAACAAGGATTAGCTCGGACACGTAATCAGTGTCCGTGCATGGAAATCGGTTCAGTCATGGCCTCGCCATTCATGGATGAGTGACTAATAAAATCACACTAATATTCTCATTTCCCAGAATTTCCAAAGGTTTTGTCTGCCTTCTTCTTATTAGCTTCCAAAGgaatgttttgtaaatattaaAGGTTTTCTACATCATATACATAAAattaacaaacacagacacaaacacacacacacacacacagatatatatatatttttttaacttgtTCACATGTCCTGCATGATTGTGCTTGTATTTCATCTTTAactataacaaaaaaaatatgaaacattGGAAATGTAATACATTCAAGtaataaatacaataactaaACACTACTTACACATTTAATTTGTCGGACACTTTTTGCCAGCCGTCTTTTCTGGTTTGGGCCGGTTTTAATGCGTTTCCTTTAGTACATATTAAATCTTTGAATTCATGATACCCCTCTAATAAAAGGTCCTGCTCGGATTGCGTGAAAAATTGCGGCCTGTTTTTTTGACGTTTTGTGGAAGCCAATGAGGGACTTGCCAATCAAGTTTCCTAGACTCGATATATATGGGCTTTTCAAGCAGCGTGGGCACGCACAATCATCTCAAATGAATGGATCCAGCTAGACTAATCTACTACACAGCTGCGTTTGAAAAACCCACTTATCCCAGATGAGTTTCACTGGCATTAACTCATCCAAGATGAGGCACCTGATCGGATCTGATTTAAGCAACGTACAGAAAATACCCCCCCAGTACTTCATTGCCTTATTCGTACCAgctatgtttgtatgtatttaaGGCTAGTTTTAAAGGACACCTATCGTAGCTAATCGTCCATCAGGTACTTGCCAAATCTTCCCCTTTCAGGGATCCGcagtaaaaattttaaaccatCTCTCCTTAACTTTTGACTGCAAAAGTAGTGCAATATGATTCGTAGTTGACCTGAAGTTACTGACTCCTGGCGTATATACTTTTGGCTCACTATTTTTACTAGGGTGCCTAATTTGTGTATCGATTATTCTTTCTATTTTATAGCTGTCCATTCCATGGAATTCTATTTCATGGGGTCGCAAGGACTTCAGTTACCTGAGTATCTCGAAGTCATCACAATGGATAATGTGACAGTGTTTTCCTACAACAGCACAATGATGAGCGCTGCAGTGCCCcttcctgattggctgaataATCACGATGGGATGCAGCACTGGAAGGACATTAACACCATAGCAATACTGAACCAGAATAATATGGCAAAAGCAGTGGAAGTTGTTTCCCAGCATATTAATCAAACTGGAGGTAAAGAAAGAAATAATTTTGACTCGTCATGCAACTGTCCTAAATGTAGTACTATGTAGAGCTATATTACAGTTTTAACTGATATACTTGCCTTTATCATATCATAGAATCTCCATTAAATGTCCATTCCTACCAAGGATATGGCCGTTGTGATCTACACCCAGATGGACGAAGTCAGGGATTTTTGACGCATGCGTATAACGGCAGAGACTTTTTGACTTTTGATATGAACAGCAAAACCTGGATCGCCATAATGCCGGAAGCTGCTGTCTACAAGAGGGAACGGGAAAAAAATCCCATTTTGATTGAACGCATAGCTAACTTTTATCAATATGACTGTGCTGAAAGGCTGAAGGTATTCCAAAAATATGCTCCTATGTTGCAAAGTAAAAAAGGTAAGTGGTGTTTATCATCCAGCTGGTCCTATACCACAGTGTGACACACAAAGTGTAATTACGATCCCCTACATTGTTACACCTTAACTCAGTTACCACTTAAACACTCCCACTGTGTCTCAGATACTAAACCAAGCTGATCCACAATCACGTGTGAAATTATACTTCATACACTGAGGTTTGATCATCATTTAACATACATTGCACCTCACAGGAGCTGCCTACATCTAGGGCGGGGCGATATGGACCAAAAAATCATATCTcgatatttttatataataacaaATAGACAGTTAATTCCAAGTCAAAGCCAAATGTCCCCAATGTCACGTAGGCACTTTTATTAACAGACAGCCGTAGATGGACATCAACAAATGGCTCAAAAATAAACTACCGGCATGTATTATTTTACCAACCAGCTCCTTTTCGCTAGTTTGCctcgtgtctgtgtctgtctccatGCTGTCGCTGCATGCTGGACTAgtgagtgagggggaggggtggggcagGGTGCAGTTGTGCAAGAGACAGACTGGGAGAAGAGAAAGTGGCAAACTGGCGGCTCTACAAGTATAATTTTAAAGCAACATAATCTGTATCGATATAAACGATACTGTCTCATCCTAAATCTCGTataaaaatatatcaatatatctAAAAAACTCAATACATCGTCCAGCCCTACCTACATCTAATAGCCCCCAAAGTATATACCTAATTGGCTACAGTGCTAAGTGGAATGGATTTATAGGAAGttttactactactactactactactactaataataataataataataataataataataataataataataataaaaaactgaaaaaaaatcttaaaaccTTATTTCCACTTCATTGTTATGGGCTAGGGTTTTTCAGTTGAATCAGTTCAATTCATCTTAAAATAACTCCACAATAAAGTTTGGAAAAAGTTGATGGTTCTGAAAATTTTCTGAATGCTCTTTAGATTCGATGTGTCCTATGTCATCAAAATAAGAGTTAAGCTACATTTTTTCTTTCTATGAACAGAACCAAAGGTCTTCTTATATGAGAGAAAAGACTCAGATTTTTTAAGAGTTACTTGTCATGTGACTGGATTCTACCCCTGGGAGGTGCAAGTGGAGTGGCAGAAAGATGGCTGGCTGCCCCTAGTAGAGGGAGTGACCAGTGGTGAGGTTCTGCCCAATGGAGATGGCACTTTGCAGCTGAAGAAGACACTCACAATATCGGGAGGAAACCAGGGATGTGTGACCATTCAGAGCTACACGTGCTTGGTACAGCACAGCAGTCTGTCCCGAAACATCACCAGGACATGGGGTAAGGAGAACGAGGCTTAGACTCACAGCTATGGCATTATTAATCCTAGTGTGCACCCATATGCAATGGGCAGACTGACCCTGTCTGCTTTGTCCTTTAGCTCCCAACAGAGATTGTACTACTGCCATGACTGTTGTAGGACTGTCACTGGCCATTCTTGTAGTCGTCATCGTCGGGAAGTACAGGTGATGCAGGCTTTGCATCTTCTAAACTTAAATTGTTTTCTGGAAGAGACGATGACAGAATTTCTAAATGCACTCATTTAAATATCACTTATGAATTAAGAAAGTTGTTAGCTTACATGTGACATATTTCTATTGCTGTTCCCCCTGCAGATTAAAGTTACAGCAGCGTGGTTCCCCCTCTGGCCCCCCAGGCACTGGCCATTTCGTCCTCGTGACTCAGAGACGGGGATCACAGTGAGCTCTGGGCACATTTAAGCTAAATGTTGACCTTTAGATCTCGCACAGCTGGACTGATCAAAAATAAGGAAATTTAACGTGTCATAACTTTTTAGTTGTGATATTAATTTCTCATCATTAACTTTTTGTTACTCAGGTTAACATTGTATCTGTGCGGGATTGTATACTTTATGTGGTATTTTATAGTCTATATTTATCTCACAACAATTCAGGGCTAGGGTAGAAAACTTCTAATAAAATTTGCAGAGTCAGTACTCTCAGTATTCTGTTTATTGCTCTGTGGAGTTTTTCTTTAATCACTGACACGATTTGTCTGTAAGTATCATGATTTGTATAATACTTTGCATTATGCACAAACAATGTGTCTAGGACAGGCTCCAAACCCCTCGGcaccctgaatgggacaagtagttacagaaaatggacagaTGTTCAGTTGCATGCAATGTTATATGTAAATATTACCTGTCTATGATTTCATAATATTCATGTACAttatttctttgtattttttgcctgtataataaaatattgtttCCTCTATATATCAGCAGTCACGCCTTGCTTTTTATTGGAGATTGATTAGTTGTTTGCTAGCTGTCTAACTCTACACACTCTGAGGACTGCATACTGTCCTTGATTTTACCATTGTCATAATATTTGAGAAGGCACAAAAAGGCACATAATAAGTTTTCACGCAAATAATATATTAAAGAGCAGACAtgtcaaagacaaaaaaaaacatgcagagcCACATTAGCCTCACGGTACAAGGTACCGCAGTGGTGATCACATGCTTCCCTGGCTAAATTCATAATTATACCACAGAAAATGTCACCTGTCCATAAAACCATCTATCTTATACAAAGATATCGGCCCATTGTAGGGTGCATGCACAATACGTGTAATACAATCATTCCCAAAACATACACTACTAAACATCCGTATGTGGCTTAAATAACGTGAAATACTCTCCATAACCTCCCTGTAAAATTTGTTGCCTGTGTCCTAAGTGCTATATTCTGGGTCGCCAACTCTCAAGcgtctggtgtgacactcaggCTTTTAGACTCTCACGCTGACGCAAGGAATCTTTCGGCAAacctgtattattccattataaacctaacaTGGGCTACATGAAAAGCGCTGGGGTAGTtcgcaaaccctacagactatttacagggAAATAAAACTGTGACACACATATAAGTGCGAATGTATGCGTGTGTAGACTtatctcaaattgaaaatctgactccagccagctgaccaaccCCTGTATATTAATGAAAAGCGTTGTATACCCGTTTACTCTGGAAAGAAAAGGTAACTTCGAAATACATTAACCTGTAACCAAATGCTGTGGAATTAATACATAATTCGCGAACATGAAGCAATATTGCGCTAGTTCATCGCCACGTATTCATAATATTGCATGCATCACATGCACGCCATCATCTCAGTTACTCATGACTGAACGGATTAGTACAGATCATTTATCAGGCTAAATACACAGAAACTCGCGCAGAAAGAGGTAGGCCGattaaaacataataaaataaccGGCTCCAAAAATAATCAAGCATAAGATAAAGTTCCAGCTAATAATAATGAGCTAAGAGAAAACATATCAGGCAAGACACTTAGCAATGGAGTGTCAAAAAAACAAGCGGATCGTAAAGTACTGACAAGGGTAGCGCCGTCACACTTGTCTCTGTAAGGTCACTGAAACATCGCGTGACTTCCGATTCTTGCCGTGCTATTCAAAAACGCCGGATGCATTATGGGTAGTAGAAAAAATCcgtattaaaaacattttgcaaagCATTTAAAATAGGAAACTTGTATAACATTCAACACAATATTTACGGAAATAAGTACGACTAGTATCCGACTTGTATTACTAAGTGCAATTTCTGACTAATTATAGTGGCATATATTTTCATATGTGAGTCGGTTTTGATCTAAATGAACTTCTTGTACGGATGGAGAGCTGAGTTTTAGAACAGCTGTATTCTATTACTGCGATGCATTAATGGTTACGAAAAATAATTAATGAAAATCAAGTTCGGTGATCCAGAGCCTCGTTTCGGGATACCGTGAGTTAGAGTGTTTGGTAGATTATAGGGGTTGGCGAGCGTCGCAGTTTCAGGTTAAGACTATACTTTCAGGGATCATTTCTATAGTTTCTGACTTGAGAGATGCATTTCTAAAGTGTTTGGTCACGCTAACCACGATGAAGAGGCATGACGTCCTTCTCTGAGCGCGAAGCGGATAGAGAATGTTGATTATTTTCAATTGTTCTCTGTCATTGATGACCGTTCTAACTTCTTTTCGGAGAAGTTGGAGGAGAAGGACGCGTTCCGAGTGGTTAGCTTTTCATTTACAAAAATAGATCTGcttattaattatattattatggTGTTGGTGATAAGAAACTGAATAGAAACTGAAATTCTTTATTCAAAACAATACTGATTAGATAGATAATGATAACATTATGCCTAACAATAGAAGTATACaattttaaaatttcattaGAACAAGAAACGGAAGCTAACTATCAAGTCATGTATGTCTGTTTAACGTGTATATTATGTGGAATATCACTATTTTGCAATTAAACTAAAAAAGGTTAAACTATTTTCGTTCTCTCCCAGACTGCTTAAGATCAGCTATTTTAGCACGTGGCAGGGAGACTCGAGATGTCAAAACTAGCAATGCTGTGTTGCGCTCAACTTGGTGACTTTTTTTGAGGCAGtgtgtttacaaaaaaataaatctccCCCACAGAAACACCACCATAAAAATAGCATATCTTTGAAGCTGTCTCATGAACCATAAATAAGATAAAGGCAGATTAGAATTGTGCACAGTAATTGGTATAGGTTTTAACTACTAAGAAACTATGGCACGGTGGTCAGCAAAATAGAACAATTGAAAGAAATCAACTTCTCCATGTGCTTCACGCTCAGAAGAGAATGAAATACCCCCCGATTGTGATTAGCATATCTTGAAGTACCAGGCTCGCACACTCGAAATATACTAGAAGCAGTTTCACCCACAGTCTCTTGTCTTTATCAGCAAGAGCTGGATtcatgttccttatttacacTGGAGGATAGCCCCACTGAGACGCTTTCAAAGTGTATATattaaggtaaaaaaaaaactgaatttaatatattttatataaagtgAGTTGCAGTTTTGTACTTTACAAACACATATCAAAACAAACCACGCTCCAGCGATACATATTTCACTTCAAGCGAAATCGATGGAATCAACGTTGTTTTTGGTAATATGACGTCGTATTACGCATAATTACCGCATTGATCACCGTTTCAGCTCACTCCCTGTGAAGGGTCCCCGACGCAGACATTGGAGAGAATTTCGGGAACGTAATCAAATGCTTTTTATCATGGCACTCACAGCTCAGTATCTTTATCAGGTGGTGCTTCCTCTCGTGTTACAGTTAACAGAAGTATACAAGAAGGTTGTCCAATTTCACAATCACAATTAATTCACAATTAAGTTGTCGCAGAAATGTTTTCAATTCTTATCAAAAATTCAGATGAGCAACTGAATGCATTTGAGAATCAAATAATCATAAGTCAGCTGGCAGACAACACAACTTGATTAACAAAATGTTAAGCAGGTTCCGAAACTTCAGGTTCTGGTTGGAAAAGTCTGAATTACCCGCTACACATAATTGCCATCTTGTGGCAGCATAAGGTATCACCATTAACATTTCAGTTAAATACTTAAGGGAGACTAAATTGAGAAACTTTgaatatatcctcctgagaccccacccattcatttatgtccattgtagtggacgttgtttttgcatctatcctgttgtacactaaagaggacatgctgtgaaatttaaaataaaaataaatttgaaaaaatctaaattgtaaaatgtcttatttcctccaaagacaaataaccttaaattgaaggacacttttttctttgggCTTCAGGAGGATATGGAAGAAACGGAATGATCTTTCTTTTTGGTCGG is a genomic window containing:
- the LOC111843853 gene encoding major histocompatibility complex class I-related gene protein-like isoform X1; this translates as MTVVYISKVVYIYFTLCYLQHCAAVHSMEFYFMGSQGLQLPEYLEVITMDNVTVFSYNSTMMSAAVPLPDWLNNHDGMQHWKDINTIAILNQNNMAKAVEVVSQHINQTGESPLNVHSYQGYGRCDLHPDGRSQGFLTHAYNGRDFLTFDMNSKTWIAIMPEAAVYKREREKNPILIERIANFYQYDCAERLKVFQKYAPMLQSKKEPKVFLYERKDSDFLRVTCHVTGFYPWEVQVEWQKDGWLPLVEGVTSGEVLPNGDGTLQLKKTLTISGGNQGCVTIQSYTCLVQHSSLSRNITRTWAPNRDCTTAMTVVGLSLAILVVVIVGKYRLKLQQRGSPSGPPGTGHFVLVTQRRGSQ
- the LOC111843853 gene encoding class I histocompatibility antigen, F10 alpha chain-like isoform X2 — translated: MMSAAVPLPDWLNNHDGMQHWKDINTIAILNQNNMAKAVEVVSQHINQTGESPLNVHSYQGYGRCDLHPDGRSQGFLTHAYNGRDFLTFDMNSKTWIAIMPEAAVYKREREKNPILIERIANFYQYDCAERLKVFQKYAPMLQSKKEPKVFLYERKDSDFLRVTCHVTGFYPWEVQVEWQKDGWLPLVEGVTSGEVLPNGDGTLQLKKTLTISGGNQGCVTIQSYTCLVQHSSLSRNITRTWAPNRDCTTAMTVVGLSLAILVVVIVGKYRLKLQQRGSPSGPPGTGHFVLVTQRRGSQ